One Mycolicibacterium sp. ND9-15 genomic window, ATTGGCTGCAGGTGTTCGCACAGCGCTACTATTCGTTCGCACAGTTCAAGCGCTCGGCCGTGCCGAACGGGCCGAAGGTCTCGCACGGCGGATCGCTTTCCCCGCGCGGTGACTGGCGGGCGCCGTCGGACATGTCCGCCCGTATCTGGCTCGACGAGATCGAGCGGGAGATCCCCGAGGAGTAACGCGATTCGGTGCGTATCCGATCGCTAGCGCACCGAAACGCGCCCGACGTAGGGCACGAACCGGCCCACGGTCGCGAGATAGTCGCGGTATGCGTCGCCGTGTGTGGCGAGCAGATACGGCTCCTCGACGACACGCACCTGAGCCTCGATCGTCGCGATCAGCAGGACGAAGCCGACGACAGCGACGACATTCGGTGTGATCAATGCGATCCCCAGGCCGAAAATCAACATCGCGGTGAAGATCGGATTGCGCACCCAACCGAACACGCCGCTGCGGACGAGCGTCGTGGTCTCGCCCGCGTCCACCCCGATCCGCCACGAGTCACCCATGTCGAACTGGGCGTAGAGCGTTGCGATGATGCCGAGTACCGCGATCACGATGCCGGCGATGTTCAGCCACGGGCGGTCGAACGGTGCCAACGGTGCGACGACACCGGCCAACTGCAGGGCCGGCGCGACGACCGCGGCGCCCATGGCCACGATGAAGCCCACCCCGGCGAACCACTCGAGCGACAGCGGCCGGCCGCTGATGCCGCGGAAGCCGGTCGAGCCGGTCCGGCGGCGCTGTCGCCAACTGCGCCAACCGAACCCGAGTAAGGCAAACGACACGAACAGGACGATTGCGGTGATCGGCATGCTGACTCCTTCGCGGACTCGCGATCTGTGGAGCCGCACCGGCGGTGAGCGCCGGTAGCGCTCCACAAATCGCAAGTCAGAGGCGGCCGCCGATCCGCAGGTCGGGATGCACCCAGTTCGGGGAGCGGCGCTCCTTGAACGCCATGAACCCTTCGATTGACTCGGGCGCACCGAGGCTGGCCTGCATCCCGATACGGTCGTAGAGGCCGATGTAGTTGTCGAGGCTGGACTTGACGACCGTTCTGGCCGCGGGCGCGGTACGGCAACACTGCGCCAGGACCTCCCGAGCGGCCTCGGGCAGCTCGTCGTGGGGCACCACCCGGGCCACCATGCCCCAGTCGTGCGCCTCGGCCGCGGACAGCGTTCGCCCGGTGAACATCAGGTCGCGAGTGCGAACCGGCCCGATCAGCCGGGCCAGCATGTGGCTGTAGTACGTGTCGGCGATCCCGCGGTACAGCTCGGGCACCCGGAATGTGGCCCGCTCACTGACCACGGCCATGTCGGCGCACAGCGCGATCTGCAGCCCACCGCCCTGGCACAGCCCGTTCACCGCCGCCACCACGGGTTTCGCGGACTGGCGCAGCGTGTCGAACGGCAATGCGTCCATCCCCAGCGCGGGCCCGAAGGTCATCCAGTTGTCGGCGCCGCCCCCGCCCATGTCCCCGCCGGGCGCGAAGACGTCGCCGGTGCCCGTGATCAGCAGTCCGGCGAGATCCGGATCGCCCTCGACGTGCTTGACCGCGTACTTGATCCCGAAATACATCGCGGGCGTCATCGCGTTGCGGGCCTCCGGCCGGTCGAGCCGGCACACCCCGAACGCGCCTTCGCGGGTGAACTTCAGGAACGGGGTGCCGAGCCAGTCGCCCTCGGGCGGTCGCGGGCTGCTGGTGGTGCTCGGCTGGGTGGTCGTCATAGCTGCCTTTCTGTCGCTCGGTTGGATACCGCGTCGTCGATGGCCTCGGCGTACGGCGCACAATCGCCCGCCCCCGGGACCAACGTCGACAAGGCCGCCGCGGCGCAGGCTCGCCGCAGTGCGGTCTCGTGACCGTCGAGCCAGTGCGCGGCGAGCACGCCGGCGAACACGTCACCCGCGCCGGTGGTGTCCACCGCCCGCACCGCCGGTGCCGGGACGTTGAAGCGTTCGCCGTCGCCCAGATAGCTCGCCCCGCGCGAACCGCGGGTGATCACCAGATGGGGCACCGGCCAGTGCCACTCGCCGGCCTCGGCCTCGTTGACCACGACGACGTCGGCCAACTCGGACAACGCGAGCAGGTCGTGCGGTGCGGCCCCCGTCGGTGAGGCGTTCATGATCACGGCTGCACCGGCGGCGCGTGCCACCCCGGCGGCGGCTATGGCGGTGGGAATGGGGATCTCAAGTTGCAGCAACACCACGTCGCTGTCGGCTACGACGGCCCGCACCTCGGCGGAATCGACGCTCAGCGCGGCGTTCGCACCCGGTGCGACGACGATCGTGTTCTCCGCCGACGAGTCCACGAGGATGACGGCCGATCCGCTCGGGCCGGGCACCGTGACAACGCCGTCGAGGCCGACTCCGTTGGCGTCGAGGTGAGCGCGCAACCGATCGGCCGACCCGTCACTGCCGAGCGCGGCAACCAGCCGCACCGCCGCGCCGGCCCTGGCCGCCGCGACCGCCTGGTTGCCACCCTTACCGCCTGGCGAGCTCGACAGGCCGGACGCCAGCACGGTCTGGCCGGGGCGAGGCAGAGCGCGCACGGTGAACGTGAGATCGGCGTTGACACTGCCGACCACGCATACCCGGCTGCAGACCCGCGGCGCCATAGACGCCAACGCTAATGCAGGGCCCTTACCTGACGCGTGTCGGACGCCCGGTGCTTGTTCGATACCCTGGATAAATGAGTGTGCAGGCACCCCTGGGCGCCGATGTCGCCGACCTGCGTCAGCAGGTGCACGATGCCGCCCGCCGGGCGCGCGTGGCGGCGCGCGTGCTGGCCACGCTGAGCTCCGACACCAAGAACCGGGCGCTCAACACCGCCGCTGACCACGTGCTCATGTCGACGCGGCAGATCCTGGAGGCCAACGAACACGACCTCGACTCCGCCCGCGCCGCCGGCACGCCCGAGGCCATGCTCGACCGGCTCGCGCTCAGCCCGAACCGGATCGAGGGCATCGCCGACGGGCTGCGTCAGGTGTCGCGGCTTCCCGACCCGCTGGGCGAGGTGCTGCAGGGCCGCACCCTGCCCAACGGTCTGCAACTGCGCCAGCAGCGCGTGCCGCTCGGCGTGGTCGGGATCGTCTACGAAGGCAGGCCGAACGTCACCGTCGACGCGTTCGGGTTGACGCTGAAATCCGGCAATGCGGTGCTGCTCCGCGGCAGCTCGTCGGCGGCCGACTCCAATGCAGCGCTGGTGAACGCGCTGCGGGCCGCGCTGGCCACCGAATTGCTCGAGGTCGATGCGGTGCAGTTGCTGCCCAGCGCCGACCGCGCCAGCGTCACGCACCTCATTCAGGCTCGCGGCCTGGTCGATGTCGTCATCCCGCGCGGCGGCGCGGGACTGATCGACGCGGTGGTCCGTGACGCCACGGTCCCCACGATCGAGACGGGCGTCGGCAATTGCCATGTGTACGTCCATTCTTCGGCCGACCTCGACGTCGCCGAACGCATCCTGCTGAACGCCAAGACGCGCAGGCCCAGCGTCTGCAACGCGGCCGAATCGGTTTTGGTCGACGCCGCGATCGCCGATCGCGCGGTGCCGCGCCTGACCAAGGCGCTGCGGGACGCCGGTGTGACGGTGCACGACAACCCGTCCGACGAGGAGTTGCGCGCCGAGTTCCTGTCGATGGACATCGCGCTGGCCGTGGTCGACGGGGTGGACGCCGCGATCGCCCACGTCAACGAGTACGGCACCGGGCACACCGAAGCCATCGTGGCAACGGATCTGGCTGCCGCGCAACGCTTCACCGAGCGGGTTGATGCGGCCGCGGTGATGGTGAACGCGTCGACGGCGTTCACCGACGGCGAGCAGTTCGGGTTCGGTGCCGAGATCGGCATCTCCACCCAGAAGCTGCATGCCCGCGGACCCATGGGTCTGCCCGAATTGACGTCAAGCAAGTGGATTGTGTGGGGCTCGCCCGATACTGGTCACACCCGCCCCGCCTGAACAGGAGACTTTGTCCGATGAGCGTCCCTGCACGCCCAGCACCGCTGTTCGCTGACATCTCCGATGTCGGCAGGCGGCTCGCCGAAACCGGCTACCTGCCCGACACCGCAACCGCGACAGCGATTTTCCTGGCCGACCGGCTCGGCAAGCCGCTGTTGGTGGAAGGTCCCGCCGGTGTCGGCAAGACCGAACTGGCCCGCGCCGTCGCGCAGTCGACGGGTTCGGAGTTGGTCCGGTTGCAGTGCTACGAGGGCGTAGACGAGGCCCGCGCCCTCTACGAGTGGAACCACGCCAAGCAGATCCTGCGCATTCAAGCCGGGCACGGGGATTGGGACCAGACCCGCGACGACGTGTTCTCCGAGGAGTTCCTGCTGTCGCGGCCGCTGCTGACCGCGATCCGCCGGACCGAGCCGACCGTGCTCCTGATCGACGAAACCGACAAGGCCGACATCGAGATCGAAGGCCTGCTGCTCGAGGTGCTGTCCGACTTCGCGGTGACCGTGCCGGAACTCGGTACGATCACCGCCGAACGAGCGCCGTTCGTCGTACTGACCTCCAACGCCACCCGTGAGCTGTCCGAGGCGCTCAAACGCCGGTGTCTGTTCCTGCACATCGACTTTCCCGACCCCGACCTGG contains:
- a CDS encoding methyltransferase family protein: MPITAIVLFVSFALLGFGWRSWRQRRRTGSTGFRGISGRPLSLEWFAGVGFIVAMGAAVVAPALQLAGVVAPLAPFDRPWLNIAGIVIAVLGIIATLYAQFDMGDSWRIGVDAGETTTLVRSGVFGWVRNPIFTAMLIFGLGIALITPNVVAVVGFVLLIATIEAQVRVVEEPYLLATHGDAYRDYLATVGRFVPYVGRVSVR
- a CDS encoding enoyl-CoA hydratase/isomerase family protein produces the protein MTTTQPSTTSSPRPPEGDWLGTPFLKFTREGAFGVCRLDRPEARNAMTPAMYFGIKYAVKHVEGDPDLAGLLITGTGDVFAPGGDMGGGGADNWMTFGPALGMDALPFDTLRQSAKPVVAAVNGLCQGGGLQIALCADMAVVSERATFRVPELYRGIADTYYSHMLARLIGPVRTRDLMFTGRTLSAAEAHDWGMVARVVPHDELPEAAREVLAQCCRTAPAARTVVKSSLDNYIGLYDRIGMQASLGAPESIEGFMAFKERRSPNWVHPDLRIGGRL
- a CDS encoding PfkB family carbohydrate kinase; protein product: MAPRVCSRVCVVGSVNADLTFTVRALPRPGQTVLASGLSSSPGGKGGNQAVAAARAGAAVRLVAALGSDGSADRLRAHLDANGVGLDGVVTVPGPSGSAVILVDSSAENTIVVAPGANAALSVDSAEVRAVVADSDVVLLQLEIPIPTAIAAAGVARAAGAAVIMNASPTGAAPHDLLALSELADVVVVNEAEAGEWHWPVPHLVITRGSRGASYLGDGERFNVPAPAVRAVDTTGAGDVFAGVLAAHWLDGHETALRRACAAAALSTLVPGAGDCAPYAEAIDDAVSNRATERQL
- a CDS encoding glutamate-5-semialdehyde dehydrogenase; translation: MSVQAPLGADVADLRQQVHDAARRARVAARVLATLSSDTKNRALNTAADHVLMSTRQILEANEHDLDSARAAGTPEAMLDRLALSPNRIEGIADGLRQVSRLPDPLGEVLQGRTLPNGLQLRQQRVPLGVVGIVYEGRPNVTVDAFGLTLKSGNAVLLRGSSSAADSNAALVNALRAALATELLEVDAVQLLPSADRASVTHLIQARGLVDVVIPRGGAGLIDAVVRDATVPTIETGVGNCHVYVHSSADLDVAERILLNAKTRRPSVCNAAESVLVDAAIADRAVPRLTKALRDAGVTVHDNPSDEELRAEFLSMDIALAVVDGVDAAIAHVNEYGTGHTEAIVATDLAAAQRFTERVDAAAVMVNASTAFTDGEQFGFGAEIGISTQKLHARGPMGLPELTSSKWIVWGSPDTGHTRPA
- a CDS encoding AAA family ATPase, with translation MSVPARPAPLFADISDVGRRLAETGYLPDTATATAIFLADRLGKPLLVEGPAGVGKTELARAVAQSTGSELVRLQCYEGVDEARALYEWNHAKQILRIQAGHGDWDQTRDDVFSEEFLLSRPLLTAIRRTEPTVLLIDETDKADIEIEGLLLEVLSDFAVTVPELGTITAERAPFVVLTSNATRELSEALKRRCLFLHIDFPDPDLERRILLSRVPELPERLADELVKIIGVLRGMQLKKLPSVAETIDWGRTILALGLDTIDDATIAATLGVVLKHQSDQIKASGELRLN